The Rhizobium sp. BT03 genome has a window encoding:
- a CDS encoding GcrA family cell cycle regulator has protein sequence MRSLFWTEDKIVKAQKLWQQGLSAREIANLFGSKKNTVINMTHRNRDRFPARQDTRQSPPETREAPTPIRHPDRVTRVTLSGAHVTMPRVPCIDGPAS, from the coding sequence GTGAGAAGCCTGTTCTGGACGGAAGACAAGATCGTCAAGGCGCAGAAGCTCTGGCAGCAGGGGCTCTCGGCAAGAGAGATCGCCAACCTGTTCGGCTCGAAGAAGAACACCGTCATCAACATGACGCACCGCAACCGCGACAGGTTCCCCGCCAGGCAGGACACCCGGCAGTCGCCGCCCGAGACCCGCGAGGCGCCGACGCCGATCCGCCACCCCGACCGCGTCACGCGGGTGACCTTGTCGGGGGCCCATGTGACGATGCCGCGCGTGCCCTGCATCGATGGGCCGGCGTCATGA
- a CDS encoding response regulator transcription factor: MSPPIKSSVTPRETEIIGWMAAGKTAAEIGTILAISPITVNTHIANAKARLGVFKDTALVAAALRNGIIR, encoded by the coding sequence ATGAGCCCGCCCATCAAGAGCAGCGTCACCCCGCGCGAAACCGAAATCATCGGCTGGATGGCGGCCGGAAAGACCGCCGCCGAGATCGGCACTATTCTCGCCATCTCCCCCATCACCGTGAACACACACATCGCCAACGCCAAGGCGAGACTCGGCGTCTTCAAGGACACCGCACTGGTCGCCGCCGCGCTGCGCAACGGCATCATTCGATAG
- a CDS encoding S24 family peptidase — MLKDQEQFEREERAKRLVMARKNAGFAGPKAIVDRFGWNANVYKAHESGRNGFGIADAKKYARAFKVNLNWLQFGTGNALDPDELPVSVADVPKISWVSAGQLSEQAPITDFSEFPTVAALDLPDGEWIALEVEGNSMNKISPPGSIIFVNLRDKRLAPNALYVVADETGAATYKRYRPNDNPPFQPASYEDVPPPDFQGAVTIVGRVRRSIIEM, encoded by the coding sequence ATGTTGAAAGATCAGGAACAATTTGAGCGCGAAGAACGCGCAAAGCGGCTGGTCATGGCCCGGAAAAACGCGGGCTTTGCCGGGCCGAAAGCGATCGTCGACCGGTTCGGCTGGAATGCGAATGTCTACAAGGCGCATGAGTCCGGCCGCAACGGCTTCGGAATTGCCGATGCGAAGAAATACGCCCGCGCCTTCAAGGTCAATCTCAACTGGCTGCAGTTCGGCACCGGCAACGCGCTCGATCCGGATGAGCTGCCGGTCTCTGTCGCCGACGTGCCGAAGATCTCCTGGGTCAGCGCCGGCCAGCTGAGCGAGCAGGCGCCGATCACCGACTTTTCGGAATTCCCGACCGTCGCCGCCCTCGATCTGCCTGATGGCGAATGGATCGCGCTCGAGGTCGAAGGCAATTCGATGAACAAGATCTCGCCGCCGGGCTCGATCATCTTCGTCAACCTTCGCGACAAGCGCCTGGCGCCGAACGCGCTTTATGTCGTCGCCGACGAGACGGGGGCCGCCACCTACAAGCGCTATCGCCCGAACGACAACCCGCCCTTTCAGCCCGCTTCTTATGAGGACGTGCCGCCGCCGGATTTCCAGGGCGCCGTCACCATCGTCGGCCGCGTGCGTCGGTCGATCATCGAGATGTAG
- a CDS encoding sigma-70 family RNA polymerase sigma factor, whose translation MNALELFRTGRDYIEIAAILGMSVPSVESEIHRLRSAEKGDTVQQDHAGAEIRRFPHRIRPGTRVNFAGGQRRRV comes from the coding sequence ATGAACGCGCTCGAGCTCTTCCGCACCGGCAGGGACTACATCGAAATCGCAGCCATTCTCGGCATGTCGGTGCCTTCGGTGGAAAGCGAGATCCACCGGCTTCGAAGCGCCGAGAAGGGCGATACCGTCCAGCAGGATCATGCCGGCGCGGAGATCCGCCGCTTTCCGCATCGGATTAGACCGGGCACGCGGGTGAATTTTGCCGGCGGACAGCGGCGGCGGGTTTGA
- a CDS encoding DUF982 domain-containing protein, with protein MSKRRSFKPVKITINGKVRTVYNVVQAGNALLNDWPDQTPAAKVAERLVLDVFNDAAEPEQVRRAFITAAKASDIKYSS; from the coding sequence ATGAGCAAGCGACGAAGCTTCAAACCGGTGAAGATCACCATCAATGGCAAGGTCAGGACGGTCTATAATGTCGTTCAGGCCGGCAACGCTTTGCTGAATGACTGGCCCGACCAGACGCCGGCGGCCAAGGTTGCCGAGCGGCTTGTGCTTGACGTCTTCAACGATGCCGCCGAGCCCGAGCAGGTGCGCCGCGCCTTCATTACCGCGGCCAAGGCGAGCGATATCAAATATAGTTCCTGA